CCACGGGCCGCGGCATCGGCCCCGCCTACATGGACAAGGTGGCCCGTCTCGGCCTCCGTGTCCAGGACGTCTTCGACGAATCGATCCTCCGCCAGAAGGTGGAAGGCTCCCTGCACCAGAAGAACCAGCTCCTGGTGAAGGTCTACAACCGCCGCGCCGTGGAAGTGGAGGAGATCGTGCAGTACTTCCTCTCCTTCGCCGAGCGCCTGCGCCCCCTGATGATCGACTCGACCTATGAGCTGAACAAGGCCCTGGATGAGGGCAAGGTGGTCCTCATGGAGGGCGGCCAGGCCACCTTCCTGGACGTGGACCACGGCACCTACCCGTTCGTGACCTCGTCCAACCCCACCGCGGGCGGCGCGTCCGTCGGCTCCGGCATCGGGCCCACGCGCATCTCCCGGTCGATCGGCATCATCAAGGCGTACACCACGCGTGTGGGCGCCGGCCCGTTCCCCACCGAGCTGTTCGACGACATGGGTCTCTACCTGCAGAAGACCGGCGGCGAATTCGGCGTGAACACCGGCCGTCCGCGTCGCTGTGGCTGGTACGACGCCGTGCTGGCCCGTCATGCCTCCCGCGTCAACGGCTTCACGGACTACTTCCTCACCAAGCTGGACGTCCTCACGGGCATCGAGCAGATCCCGGTCTGCGTGGCTTACGACGTCGACGGTGTCCGTCACGACGAGATGCCGATGACCCAGACGGATTTCCACCACGCGAAGCCCATCTTCGAGTACTTCCCCGGCTGGACCGAGGACATCAGCGGCGCCAAGACCCTGGACGACCTCCCGGAGAACGCCCGCAACTACGTCCTCGCGCTGGAGCGCCTCTCCGGCACCCGTTTCTCCGCCATCGGCGTGGGCCCGGATCGCGAGCAGACCATCGTCGTCCACGACCTGATCGAGGACTGACCTCCTCAGCACCCTTGGAGGGGTGCGCTTTCCCCCGCGGCTTAGACACGCCTCTGCGCTCGTTCCTCGCTGCGAGGCGCGATGCGCCGCTTCCGGGAAAGTGCACCCCTCCAGCCGTCTGCCGAGCCGGCTTCGCGCAAAGGTCTTAGGCTAGGGGCATGGCACACGTCAACGATCCCGCCGTCATCGAGAAGCTCATCACCACGAAGGGCCGCTGGGCCGTGGTCGGGCTGAGCACCAACGAATGGCGCGCCGCCTATGACGTCTCCCTCACCGTCCGCGACCGCATGGGGATGGAGATCATCCCCATCAACCCCAAGGGCGAGGACGTCCACGGCGAGAAGGGTTACACGCTGCTCTCCGAAGTGCCGGGCCAGGTGGACGTGGTGGAATGCTTTGTGAACTCCGAACGCGTCGGCGCGGTCGTCGATCAGGCCATCGAGACCGGTGCCAAGGCGGTCTGGATGCAGCTCGGCGTCGTGGACGAGGCCGCCGCCGAACGCGCGGAGGCCGCCGGGCTGGACGTCATCATGAACGAGTGCCCGGACCGGGTGCTGCACCGCTGGGCCCAGGAGGGCCGGCGTCTGGACACGGACGGCGCCGCGACGGCCTGAGCGCCCCGCACACGCACGCACGACGACGGCGGGCGGCCCCGGCGTCGTCGCACACGGTTGAGAGCCGCACACGGCGGCCTGGCGAGGAGGAGCGGACATGGACGCCCGTGAGCTGCGCGAATTCTGCCTGGGGTTCCCGGGCGCGGTGGAGGACTTCCCGTTCGACCCGGACACGTCGGTCTTCAAGGTCGCGTCCGAGGTGGAGGGCGCCCGGCATCCGGCGAAGATGTTCGCCTTGACGCGGCTGCGCGCCGTCCCGCTCTCCGTGAGCCTGAAGTGTGATCCCGTGCTGGCCCTGCAGTTGCGGGCGGGCTATCCCCAGATCACCGGGGCCTGGCACTTGAACAAGAAGCACTGGAACGGCGTGCTCCTGGACGGGCTGCCGGATGAGCTGCTGCGGAACATGATCGAGGATTCGTATGACCTCGTCGTGTCCGGGCTGAGCCGTCGCCAGCAGGAACAGCTGAGCTGGAAGGGCCTGGTCGAGCGCGGTTGACCGGGCGCTCTTGCGGGCTTTCCGGCCGGGGCGACGGGCCAGACGGTCGGGCAGGGTGGCGGGGCCGGACCGGGCAACAGGGACGCCCTGGGCCGGACCCCACCACTTCTCCCAGGACCAGGTCCCGGGCACCGGGTGACCGCCTCCTAAAACAGTCGCCCTGTCACCCGCGGAGGGAATCCCCCGATTCCCGTCCGCAGGCGCGCAGCACGCGCTCCGGGGGGCTACCCCTGAGACCGCCGTGCCGCGTACTGTGCAGGTTAGCGCCGAGTGGAGAGCCCACCCCCAAGTAGTGACTACTCGATTCTCGACGGCGTCACGGGCCGTACCCGGTCCGTGACCGGCCGCCGATCCGGGCCGGATCGTGGTCCGGGGCGGGGGAATGGGGAGCTGATCTGCGGCGATCCTCGTGAGGGCGCCCAGCCGAGTGGGGCTCCGAAACCTCGCGGACCCCTGGCGGTTATGAAATCGCAATGAAAGAAGTTGATCAAAACTCCCGGGAAATATTGCGTTTCGCTCAAAGATGGTGTTGCATATCACACAGACGCGGGTCTGCTTGGATCCAGGTCACGCTGGTCGAAGTCGCAGATGACCCGCCCAGTTCCTTTGAGTCATCGGAAGGTAACGATATGAAAATGCAGAATCAGCCGTTCGCGCGGCGTGGATTCCTCCGGGGGGCGCTCGCCACGGCCGCGGTCATCCCCATGGGTGGCGCATTGGCTTCCTGCGCATCCGGCGGCGACAGCGCCGCTCCGGCCGCCACGGGCAACGTCTCTGCAACGAACCCCTTCGGCCTGGCGGACAAGGCCACGGTCGACGCGGTGATCTTCAAGGGTGGCTACGGTGTGGACTACGTGGAGTTCGCCGCCAAGACCGCTGAGAAGAAGTTCTCCGGCAGCACCTTCAGGGTCTCGGCCTCCTCCGCGATCTCCGCGGAACTGCAGCCGCGTTTCGCCGGTGGCAACCCGCCGGACCTGATCGACAACTCGGGTGCACAGTCCATCGGCATCTCCACCATCCTGGACCAGCTCGAGGACCTCAAGTCCGTCGTGGACGCCAACAACTACGAGGGCACCAAGATCTCCGACACCCTGTACGAAGGCGTGCTCGCTCCGGGCACCTTCGGTGACAAGGTCGCGGCGATCAACTACGTCCTCACCGTCTACGGTCTCTGGTACTCCGCTTCCCTCTTCAAGGAGAACGGCTGGACTGTTCCGAAGACCTGGGACGAGGCGTTCGAACTCGGCGAGAAGGCCAAGGCCAAGGGCAAGTTCCTGTTCCTGTGGGGCAAGGAAGCCGCCACGTACTACCAGGAACTCGCCTTCGCCTCCGCGATCAAGGAAGGCGGCCAGGACGTCCGCCTGAATATCGAGAACCTGAAGCCGGGCGCCTGGAAGCAGGACGCCATCATGAAGGTGTTCAAGGCTCTCGAGAAGCACGTCAAGGCCGGGCACTTCAAGCCGGGCGGCTCGGGCACGCAGTTCACCGCGGCGCAGGCCCAGTGGTCGAACTCGCAGGAAGCGCTGCTGTACCCGTCCGGTTCCTGGATCGAAAACGAAATGAAGGACCAGACCAAGGCGGACTTCCAGATGACCGGCACCCCGGTGCCCACGGTCACCTCCGGGTCCAAGCTCCCGTTCGAGGCGCTGCACTCCGGCGCCGGTGAGCCCTTCATCGTCCCGTCCCAGGCCAAGAGCGTCGCCGGCGGCAAGGAACTGCTGCGGGCCATGCTCTCCAAGGAGGCCGCCACCAACTTCGCCAAGACGAAGCTCTCGCCCACCGTCGTCAAGGGCACCGTTCCCGCGGACGGCTTCGGTTCCACGGCACTGGTCTCCCAGACGAAGATGCTCGACGCCGCCGGTAAGAACGTCTTCAACTGGCAGGTCTTCGACCTGTACGGCACCAACAAGGACCAGCTGGTCGTGTGGAACGCCTTCCTCGATGGCAAGAGCTCCGCTGACGAGCTGGCCGACGCACTGCAGAAGATCTCGGACAAGGTCGCTGCCGATACCTCCATCAAGAAGGTTGAAATCAAGTGACCCTGCCTGTTCCGGGCACCACCACGGGCGGCGGCCTCCAGGCCGCCGCCCCGCGGCGGCGGAAGGCGCTCACCTGGGACAAGGTCAGCTTCATGCTGGTGTTCCTGGGCGTGCCCCTCGTGATCTACATCCTCTTCGTGGTGTGGCCCTTCATTCAAGCGTTCTACTACAGCCTGACGGACTGGACGGGGTTCTCCCCGAAGGCCAACTTCGTCGGCCTCGCGAACTACGTCAAGATCTTCCAGGACGATCTGTTCCTGAAGGCACTGGGTAACAACATCCTGCTGCTGATCGTGGTCCCTCTCGTGACGATCGTCCTCTCGCTGGCACTCGCCGTCGTCGTGACCGTCGGTGGCAGCAGCAAGGGCCAGGTCAAGGGCCTGAAGGGGTCCAGCTTCTACCGCGTGGTCTCCTTCTTCCCGTACACCATCCCCGCGATCGCCATCGGCATCATGTGGGGGCAGATCTATGACCCGAGCGGTGGCCTGCTGAACGGCCTGCTCCGCGCCATGGGGCTGCAGAACTTCAAAGACTTCGCCTGGCTGGGCAACTCGGACACCGCGATGTTCGCGTCCATGTTCGTGATCATCTGGGGCTTCGTCGGCTTCTACATGGTCCTGTTCATCGCCGGCATCAAGGGCATCCCCGCCGAACTGTTCGAGGCGGCGCGCATCGATGGCGCTGGGCGCTTCCGCACCGCGGTGAGCCTGACCATCCCGATGATCCGGGACAACGTCCAGACCGCGTACGTCTACCTGGGCATCCTCGCCCTCGACGCCTTCGTCTACATGGCTGCCCTTTTCCCGAACGCCGGTGGACCGGAGAACACCACGCTGGTCATGTCCCAGCAGCTGTTCTTCACCGCGTTCCAGCGTGGCCAGTTC
The nucleotide sequence above comes from Arthrobacter woluwensis. Encoded proteins:
- a CDS encoding MmcQ/YjbR family DNA-binding protein; protein product: MDARELREFCLGFPGAVEDFPFDPDTSVFKVASEVEGARHPAKMFALTRLRAVPLSVSLKCDPVLALQLRAGYPQITGAWHLNKKHWNGVLLDGLPDELLRNMIEDSYDLVVSGLSRRQQEQLSWKGLVERG
- a CDS encoding carbohydrate ABC transporter permease yields the protein MLVFLGVPLVIYILFVVWPFIQAFYYSLTDWTGFSPKANFVGLANYVKIFQDDLFLKALGNNILLLIVVPLVTIVLSLALAVVVTVGGSSKGQVKGLKGSSFYRVVSFFPYTIPAIAIGIMWGQIYDPSGGLLNGLLRAMGLQNFKDFAWLGNSDTAMFASMFVIIWGFVGFYMVLFIAGIKGIPAELFEAARIDGAGRFRTAVSLTIPMIRDNVQTAYVYLGILALDAFVYMAALFPNAGGPENTTLVMSQQLFFTAFQRGQFGTATAMGVVMAVATLIFSGLVFLVNRLTGGKDQELV
- a CDS encoding adenylosuccinate synthase, translated to MPAIVIVGAQWGDEGKGKATDLLGGRVDYVVKPNGGNNAGHTVVVNGEKYELKLLPAGILSPNAIPVIGNGCVVNLEALFQEIDGLEARGADTSRLRVSANAHLVAPYHQVLDKVTERFLGKRAIGTTGRGIGPAYMDKVARLGLRVQDVFDESILRQKVEGSLHQKNQLLVKVYNRRAVEVEEIVQYFLSFAERLRPLMIDSTYELNKALDEGKVVLMEGGQATFLDVDHGTYPFVTSSNPTAGGASVGSGIGPTRISRSIGIIKAYTTRVGAGPFPTELFDDMGLYLQKTGGEFGVNTGRPRRCGWYDAVLARHASRVNGFTDYFLTKLDVLTGIEQIPVCVAYDVDGVRHDEMPMTQTDFHHAKPIFEYFPGWTEDISGAKTLDDLPENARNYVLALERLSGTRFSAIGVGPDREQTIVVHDLIED
- the ngcE gene encoding N-acetylglucosamine/diacetylchitobiose ABC transporter substrate-binding protein produces the protein MKMQNQPFARRGFLRGALATAAVIPMGGALASCASGGDSAAPAATGNVSATNPFGLADKATVDAVIFKGGYGVDYVEFAAKTAEKKFSGSTFRVSASSAISAELQPRFAGGNPPDLIDNSGAQSIGISTILDQLEDLKSVVDANNYEGTKISDTLYEGVLAPGTFGDKVAAINYVLTVYGLWYSASLFKENGWTVPKTWDEAFELGEKAKAKGKFLFLWGKEAATYYQELAFASAIKEGGQDVRLNIENLKPGAWKQDAIMKVFKALEKHVKAGHFKPGGSGTQFTAAQAQWSNSQEALLYPSGSWIENEMKDQTKADFQMTGTPVPTVTSGSKLPFEALHSGAGEPFIVPSQAKSVAGGKELLRAMLSKEAATNFAKTKLSPTVVKGTVPADGFGSTALVSQTKMLDAAGKNVFNWQVFDLYGTNKDQLVVWNAFLDGKSSADELADALQKISDKVAADTSIKKVEIK
- a CDS encoding CoA-binding protein, encoding MAHVNDPAVIEKLITTKGRWAVVGLSTNEWRAAYDVSLTVRDRMGMEIIPINPKGEDVHGEKGYTLLSEVPGQVDVVECFVNSERVGAVVDQAIETGAKAVWMQLGVVDEAAAERAEAAGLDVIMNECPDRVLHRWAQEGRRLDTDGAATA